TGGCATCGTCCAAGGTACCCAGATCAGCGCCCCGTTGGGCCGTTATCCAGCGGCCATGGATGTGCTCGAGGTGCTCGGATCACGCCCCGCCGGCACTGCGGTCTGAGTGCCCGTTACGAAACCGCGCCCAATAATGAACTGCGGTTCAGTAATGTGGAAAACTTCGCCCTTGACCATTGCGGATGTGGAGTAAGATTCTAGCTAGACGGAGCAGACCTTGCCGAAGTTCGAGGAGTGTCTTCAGCGCCTGGAAAAGATAGTAAACGAGCTTGAGAAGGGGGACCTGCCCCTGGAATCGGCGCTAAAGCTCTTCGAAGAAGGTATCCAGCTCTCCAATTCCTGTCGCAAGGAATTGGAATCGGCGGAAGGCAAGGTCGAGATCCTGCTGAAGCAGAACGGAAAGCTCCAGCCTGAGCCTTTTGAAATGGCAGAAAAGGCGCAGGCGCACAAGAAGTGAACGGCTTTGAACCTTAACCCGCCTGCGGTGCCCCCTGACACCGCAGCCTTCTCCGGCCCGGCCTCATGGGCGCCGAGCCGATCCTGGAAGGTGGTTCGCCATGAAGCCCTTGACGGTTGTCATCGCTCAGCAAGACCCCATATGCGCGGAAACGCTCGCTGCGTCTCTCCACTCCCACTTCCGCGCCATTTCGGTGGCGCGCTCGGTCGATGAGCTCCGCACGGCTATCCCCAAGAATCGCGCCGACCTGGCCGTCGTGGACTTGGAGCTCGCGACCCTCCCCGATATCGCAGAGCTGCATCGCGAATTCCCCCAGACGGTGGTTGTGTGCACACACCGCACCCCGGACGAGGAGATGTGGTCGTTGGTCATGGAGGCCGGTGCGTCGGACTTCTGCCAGAACTCCGACGTGCGCTCGATCGTGATGGCGGCGACGCGGGACACGCATTTGGGGAACGGGGCCGCTGCCTAGCTCAAGTTTGGAAGGCTGGGGCGCGCTTCGGCGCGCCCTTTTTGCTTTCTTGCATCGAACCCCGATCGACTGACGTACCGATGACCCGACCTGCCGCTGTCCGCTATACTCATCATTTCATGCTCAAGGACACACTCGAGCAGGGTCGCGTAGCCATCGACGCCGCCCTGCAGCGTCTTCTTCCTCCAGACACGCAATACCCGCCTTCGATCCACAAGGCGATGCGCCACAGTGTCTTTGCGGGGGGCAAGCGTCTGCGGCCCATCCTCTGCATGGAGGCGGCGCGCATGCTCACAGGTTCCCTGCCGGAAGGGATTGAGGAACTGGGCTCGGCGCTGGAGATGCTGCACACCTATTCCCTCATCCATGATGATCTGCCGGCGCTCGACAATGACGATCTGCGCCGTGGCCAGCCCACGTGTCACAAGGCCTTCGGCGAATCCACCGCCATCCTGGCCGGAGACGCGCTCCAAAC
This genomic stretch from Terriglobia bacterium harbors:
- a CDS encoding exodeoxyribonuclease VII small subunit, encoding MPKFEECLQRLEKIVNELEKGDLPLESALKLFEEGIQLSNSCRKELESAEGKVEILLKQNGKLQPEPFEMAEKAQAHKK